One Saimiri boliviensis isolate mSaiBol1 chromosome 7, mSaiBol1.pri, whole genome shotgun sequence genomic window, CCCACACTTCCCTTGCTCAGGGGGCATGGGAAATGCTTTAACCTGCCCCTTGCCTCTCAGTGGGGCCCATCCTGCAACCTCCTGGTGAGTGAACCTGAGAAACTCCACCCCTACTTTCAACCCttacctcctcctccccaccccagaaactcaaaaaaaaagagcccatcaGCATTTTGCCAGGGGAGGAGTGCAGTCCTGGGAAGAAGCCAAAGCCGCCAAATGTGGCTGCAGAGACTTCCTGTTCGGATGCATGGGGCTCAATGAGCCCTAAGACCATGGGGACACTAGGGCCAAACCGGTGAAGCATAGAGCCCAGGCTGCTCCTGGCAAAGTTCCCTGCTCAGAAAGCACAGGCCCCTGAAATTAACCCTTTGCTGCTCTGTTCTTGCTTTCTCAAAGGCAGAGTAACCCTGAGCTACCTTGGATCTGCACGAGGGCCCCATGAGTCGGGACTGGTCCTGGGCAAACTATATGCCTTTCTGCCTGCACACCGTGAGGCCCCGTGGGCACAGGGCTGGAGAAACTGGAGTCTGAATGAACTCGGTGGTAGTCAAGGGTGGGCGGCGCAGTTGGGTGGCCAAGACAGAGAGCGCATTCTGCATCTGTAGCAAACGGATTCGCGCCAGACTGCAGAGCAGGAGCTAGGGAGTCTTTGGAAAAGGGGAGACTGTGCTGCTCCAGGTACTTGGAATTGGTCCAGTATAGAAAAAGGGTGTCGTCAAAGGCTCTACCCAGACCCCCACCTCTGACTGTCCCCTCCCTGCTTCTGTAATCAAACAGCTCCCTCCACTGCTGCTTCAGAAGTCCTGCTCCACCTCTGCCATTCTCTACCACTCAGGGACAGCACCACAGACATAACCCCAGGCACTGCTGAGGAGCTGGGGAAGTGAGCAGCTTGTGAAAGCTCCAGGAGAATGACGCGCATGCACGCCTCCTTCCCACAACCTTGGAACCGTTTCCTGAAAGCCTTGTTGGTCCAGTGAGGCTTAGCCCCATGCGTGGAATTTCATGAAAACAGCGAGGCCTGGCTAGACACAGAGGATAAGCACTCTCATTAGCTCCATAACTTCTTGCTCTATATTTAGCAGAAACCCCTGGCCTGCCTCTCTCATACCTGTCAAATGCCGCCCCCTACCCACCCTGCAGACTTACCTTCAGTCCAGGATCAGCACTGAAACAGTGCTGCCCCAGGGTGCCCTACAATCGACAATGCATTTAAAAGTGTTGGCTGCCTCTTGAATTTGTACAACCACCCTGTAGGCAGGCTTCAGTCTCTATACACTGTACTTCTTCCCCAGTAATTCGAGCAACTTAGAAGTAGAGACCTGAAAAATTAGTAGATGACCCTGATCTGTGTGGACAGATCCTTCAGACCCTAAGCATCCACCTTCACCAAAATTATCTGGTTATACAGGATTCTAGAGACCTCTCCCCAGAGAACAAAGACCATTGCTCAGAATGAATGACaaaagcattttattgaagattcaCCTGCAGATGATAAGAGGGAATGAGAGGAGAGAATGGGACACTGAGGGGTTCTTGCCCTAAGCTTGTAGGGCCAGGTACTGCCAAGTGATGGAGAAGTGGTTTGGTTCTGATGTAGATGGATAATCCAGGATCTGCTGGGAGATAGCGTTGGGCTAGGAAGGGACATATGTGACCCCAGTAATTCTGGAGATGACACTCCCGGTAATCTTCTTCTCTGTCCGTGGGAGGTGAGAGGTCAGCTGACATCCCTCCCATTCCAGGTGGGTCACCAGGCCCACATCAAGAAGAAGCACCAAACTCCAAGAGGCAGAATCCCCATCCCAGCACAGATCATCCTGGGGCAGAGAGAGCCCATGGGATAGTGGAGGGGACACTAGTGACAGAAGCCCCAGAGAGGGAGGATGGAGGCGAAGTGAAGGAAGCACAGACACCAGTGCTGGGcccagctgggctcagggggctGCAGGGACCGTCTCCTCTATCGGGGGGATCTCTTGTTCAGGGTGGTGGTAGAGATGATCTTGCTGCTGGAACTGCCAGAGACACTGCCACCAAACCCAAAGCCACTTCCGGAGCCTGAGCCAAAGCCACTACTCAGGCCGAACCCCGAGCCACTTCCAAATCCTCCACCGATGCCTCCAGTGCTCGTGCTACCGCTGACCACAGCTGCCGGGGAGACGCAAAAGATAGTTATTCCAACAGTGCCAGCAGCCCGGGGTCTCAGCCCAGATCTGGGTGAATGAACAACTTCCATGGGAGCGGAAGGTACTTACAGATGCTCACGGCACTCGGGCATTCTCCGGACATTCTGTGGGGGAAAGAAAAGGCTGTGAGCCTCAGGGAGCGCAGAGCTTCGTTCAGTTAGCAGGTCTCACTTGCCTCTCTCATCTTTGAGCAGCCTCTGAGTTTGAGGGCGCAGTGTgaacctgtgatcccagctgtcCTGGTTTGTGATGCGTGCCGCCCAGCAGAAGCACAAACTCATGGCCCCGGACCTCTCCACCCCTCATGTTCGCACCCGGCCTACTCCCTCACCTGCACTCCTCGCTCTCCAGCAGCTTGCGGTAGGTGGCGATCTCAACGTCCAGGGCCAGCTTCACACTCATGAGCTCCTGGTACTCGCGCAGCATCCGTGCCAGCTCCTCCTTGGCCTGCTGCAGGGCAGCCTCCAGCTCTATGCGCTTGCTGTGGGCATCTTTAAGGGCATTCTCACCACGCTGCTCTGCATCAACCACAGACGCCTGCAGAGTCTGGCACTATTGACAAGGGTATTAGATAGGCGGTCAGCAGTGCCCTGCTTTCAAAGCCTCTACACCTGTCCCCTCCCCTGGGCCATCTTTTCTTGGGTTAGGACGTGAAGATTCTATCTGTTCTGCCCACTTTCCCTGACACTTACATGCGTCATTCACTCCAGCCATAGCCCACAAATGCCTCCACCAGACTGATTAAATAAAGATGGCCAAAAACCAATGAGGAAGAGCCAAGAAACCTATAGACAGGAGCGTTATGGTGTGCCAACTATGATATTGGTGAAAAGATCTGGGTGTGGCTTGCACAAAGAGCTATGAATTCCCTGCAACAGGCTCAGGGTCTTCTGGCCCGATGCTTTATCCGCTTGTCCATTCTGGAGATGCCTGCCTGAGACCCCTGGCCTTGTGCTCCATCTGGAAGGGAGTGACACCCACCTGCTTCTTGATGTTCTCGATCTCTGCCCGCAGCCTCTGGATCACCCTGTTGAGCTCTGCGATTTCACTCTTGGTGTTCTTCAggttgtcaccatgttggtcaactGAGACCTGGAGCTGCTGGACCTAATACCCAAGGAGACACAGAGAACCGGGGGTCAAGGGCATTTGGGTAGGGTCCATTCTCAAGTGAACTCAGTGGGAATTGCCACAGGTGGCAAGAATAACACCAAATGTCAAGTAATTTCTAATCAGACCAGGACCAATGATTCCTAGGAGAGTCTGTTCATACCTGACTTCTGTTGGGCTTGAGCTAAAGACTACCTGTTCACAGACATCAAAAGCAGAGCCCCAGAGCCAGCCCCATCTCCTGAGAGATCCACACCACCCACCTTGGTCTGGTACAGGGCCTCGGCCTCGGCCTTGCTCCTCTGGGCGATCTCCTCATATTGGGCGCGGACCTCGGCAATGATGCTGTCCAGGTCCAGGCAGCGGTTGTTGTCCATGGACAGAACCACAGACGTGTCGCTGACATGGGTCTGCATCTGGGACAGCTCCTGCAGGGCAAATGTCTCACATCAGCCCCCCAGGAAAGCCTTCACTGACCTGATAGAGGCTCAGATAGGAGCAGAAATGGCATTCCCAATGTGTAGGAAGGGGAGACACGGGTAAAGTTCTAAGCAGAAATCAAGTGGATATGACAGCTCAGGATGGAAAAACAATGATTCTAGTCTTTACTGGTCCCCAGGAACCATAAGCCACTCTGTCTAATGCGGCGAGTGCTGGTGTGTTGCCTCAAAGGGAATGGAATGGATCCATTTCACTAGAAAAATGCTTAGACAGCAATGAATTATATTGCAAGCACTCTTTAGATCTAATCACCCCTTCTGAGACCACATCTGGTTCTAAGAATCTCCCTGTTGAATTTCCCACTTCAAACCGTTCTATGCACGACCTTGATGAGAACCCGCTACCCTAAAATGAGGGAGCTGGAGTCCTTTCAAAGAGCTGTAAATCCCAACCAGCAGCCTCACAGATGGGGGATTCCCTTTCCCTGAATGAAGGGGAGGATGGAGCCCTCACCGCATCATAGAGGACCTTCAGGAAGTTGATCTCGTCATTAAGActgtccaccttagcctccaactCCACCTTGTTCATGTAGGCAGCATCTACGTCctgcagaggaggaaggaggataaGAGATGAGGGGCAGGAATGCCAGTGAGGGAACAGGGTGCTAAGTGACACCTACGGGTGTTCTCAACAGCATTTAGGAAAGACTACCCAGCAGCAGGTGAGCTGGTGGGGACCAGCTATTTTACATATTCTGCCCCTAGAGCCCCCTGAAGACACGGAAGTTAATTATCCAAATAGGCTTTTCTagcagtatggaggtttctcagaaaactaaaaatagaactaccattggatccagcaatcccactgctggaattccacttaaaggaaaagaaatcattgtaacaaaaagacacctgcactcatgtttatcacagcacaattcacaacagcaaagatacggaatcaacctgagtgtccatcaatggatgattggataaagaaaatacggtacatcgacacaatagaatactattcagccataaaaagagaatgaaattatgtcttctGCAACAATGTGGATGGAACCAGAGCCactatcttaagtgaaataacttaggcacagaaaggcaaataccaaTGTCctcgcttataagtgggagctaaattatgtgtacacatggacacagtgcaTGGAGTGATCCACAAGGAACACTTGAAAGAGGTAGGGAGGGGGAATAATGAGAAATTACTTACTGGATACAATGTATGTTATTCCAGCAATGGATGCACCAAAAGCCCTGACTTCACCACAACACAAactatccatgtaacaaaattacgCTTGTACccacaaatttataaaaataaacaaaaatcggCTTTCCATCCAACTTGAATTCCTTAGAACCTGGTTTGGTTACCTGCTTTCTTTGACTGTATAGATCTGGACAGTTCCAAGTGTAGCGCAGATGAGGCAGAGACGGACCAAACCCATGACTTCAGCCAAAGACCACTCCCCAAGGGAAGGCAACTCCCTACCTTCATCTCTTACCTTCTTGAGAACCACAAATTCATTCTCAGCTGCTGTACGTTTGTGGATCTCCTCTTCATACCTAGGGGTGGGCAAGGGGAGAAAAAGGCAAAAGCCCACAGTGAGCCGGCAGTTCTCAGATCTCTGCTGCTCATTGTCAAACATTCCCAAACAAATTTGGAAATATCCAGGTAATTAGTTACATTTCCCATGTTCATACTGATCTTCATTTAACCTACATTCATTGAATATAGAAAGTACTAGTTTAAGCCAGGGTTTATTCAGAGACACGAAAACCAAACTTTAAAGAGACTGTTTTTGAGAGAAAACCCAGCAATGATGTAGTTGATTTAATGTCCATGGAAGGGCTGTCCTTTTGGCCGTTTGGCAGATTAAATTTTTAGCAATGTCATCAGCACACTCCATTTCCCTTTGTCTGGTGGATGAGTGAATTGAGGGAGAGGGTTGGTCCTATCCCGTAGCGAGTTTAATGAGAGGTACTGTGTATTCAGTGTTCACTCTGTGGCCTGAGATATGCCACAtgctttctctgtttcatttcatctcatttaattctcacaacccaTAAAGTAGGAATACTATTCCCATTTCAGAGATGaataaaactgaagctcagagaggttcagcaacttacccaaggtcacacagctagtaagtgaagAATCAGTATGCAAACCAGCTCCATCTGTCTCTATAGCCTGTATTCTTCTGACCATACTATACTGCTTTTCATCTGTTTGGTTTCTGATCTTGCTCATATATGGCAAACCCAAATCCCTGAATCTATCATTAAATTTCTGTTTGGAACAACTTGTGATTACTAGACCTCACCCTATGAAAATATGACTTATGTGGACATAGGAAAACAGACTACAGGCCCTTCCTAGCCCCCCCAGGATGTCTTCAGAGCCTGAGATTCTAAGCCACTGGAGAGAGCCCCAGAAGCCTGGGGCAAGGCTGGGCACATGTGTCCGATGGcgtcctctccttcctccccacgTACTTGGTCTTGAAGTCCTCCACGCTGTCCTGCATGGTCTTCAGCTCAGACTGCAGGCGCCCTTTGTCATTGACCAAGGTATCTAGCTGCTTCCTCAGGACACTGAGGTAGGTCTCAAAGAGGGGCTCAAGGTTTTTGCTGGAGGTGGTGGTCGTCTGCTGCTGGAGCAGGTTCCATTTGGTCTCCAGGACCTTATTCTGTTGCTCTAAGAACCGCACCTGTGTTGAAAAAGGACCCAGCCAACTGATGAGGGCCTGAAGTGTAGCAGGAGGGCCAGCCAAGGGTACCGTCAAACCAATCAATCCGAGGCAACCACACGGCCCAAGAACCACACAAGTAGGGCCACCATGTTGCATCTCCAGGGCACCATTCACTCGGGTCAACATGATGGCCCCACTCTCAAGCCCATAATGCCAGAGAAGCCACATGGGTTGTGGAGAACAGAGCACAGCCAGAGCAGCAAGGCCTGACGGGGCAGCAAGAACAACTTCCTAACCACAGGCATCCAAAGCCCCAGAGAAGAACGTttatgaaataacaaaataaaatcaggagACACCACACTCTGGAGGCTCTTGCATTAAAGTGATCCTGACCCAAGGCAAACGAAAGATAAAGTCACTAAAGACTTTTTAAATAGGCTTATTTATCAATGGACTTGGTGTGTCCCTGTGAACCTGTGCACAACGGAGTATAGCTATTTAAAACCGGCACCCTATACACAGTGGGAGTCTCACCTAAACTCCAT contains:
- the KRT4 gene encoding keratin, type II cytoskeletal 4, whose product is MIARQQCVRGGPRGFSCGSAIVGGIKRHAFSSASVSGGAGRCSSGGFGSRSLYNLGGNKSISMSMAGSRQGACFGGAGGFGTGGFGAGGLGAGFGAAGFGGGFGGSFSGKGGPGFPVCPAGGIQEVTINQSLLTPLHVEIDPEIQKVRTEEREQIKILNNKFASFIDKVRFLEQQNKVLETKWNLLQQQTTTTSSKNLEPLFETYLSVLRKQLDTLVNDKGRLQSELKTMQDSVEDFKTKYEEEIHKRTAAENEFVVLKKDVDAAYMNKVELEAKVDSLNDEINFLKVLYDAELSQMQTHVSDTSVVLSMDNNRCLDLDSIIAEVRAQYEEIAQRSKAEAEALYQTKVQQLQVSVDQHGDNLKNTKSEIAELNRVIQRLRAEIENIKKQCQTLQASVVDAEQRGENALKDAHSKRIELEAALQQAKEELARMLREYQELMSVKLALDVEIATYRKLLESEECRMSGECPSAVSISVVSGSTSTGGIGGGFGSGSGFGLSSGFGSGSGSGFGFGGSVSGSSSSKIISTTTLNKRSPR